One genomic region from Prunus persica cultivar Lovell chromosome G3, Prunus_persica_NCBIv2, whole genome shotgun sequence encodes:
- the LOC18782077 gene encoding uncharacterized RNA-binding protein C17H9.04c → MSRPGDWNCRSCQHLNFQRRDSCQRCGDSKSGVDFGGFGGRGGGGSSFGFMSTGSDVRPGDWYCAAANCGAHNFASRSSCFKCGAFKDDSAAGGGGGGFDSDMPRSRGFGLGLGGGAGGGARPGWKSGDWICTRLGCNEHNFASRMECFRCNAPRDSY, encoded by the exons ATGAGCAGGCCAGGAGATTGGAACTGCAGGTCATGCCAGCACCTCAACTTCCAGAGGCGTGACTCATGCCAACGCTGCGGAGATTCCAAGTCCGGCGTTGACTTTGGGGGGTTTGgtggaagaggaggaggaggatctTCGTTCGGCTTCATGAGTACCGGCTCAGATGTTAGGCCTGGCGACTGGTACTGCGCTGCTGCCAACTGTGGGGCGCACAATTTTGCCAGCCGCTCCAGCTGCTTCAAATGTGGTGCTTTCAAGGATGACTCTGCCGCTGGTGGAGGCGGAGGCGGCTTTGACTCTGACATGCCACGCTCTCGGGGTTTTGGGTTAGGGCTTGGTGGCGGTGCTGGCGGCGGTGCCCGACCTGGATGGAaatctggagattggatttgtaCCAG GTTGGGGTGCAACGAACACAACTTTGCTAGCAGAATGGAATGTTTTAGATGCAATGCCCCAAGAGACTCATACTAG